One Punica granatum isolate Tunisia-2019 chromosome 3, ASM765513v2, whole genome shotgun sequence genomic window carries:
- the LOC116201374 gene encoding BTB/POZ and TAZ domain-containing protein 4-like, translating into MGGVDLDCLGSSKGTPAAPPLPPKVTHRRCCSDMACLPSRAHSYVSTATWNMWERLFDDGYKADVIICTDSGGAVYAHACIIGMASPTIRGMIKQSRKHGHYRKISIRGVPHDAVRVFIRFLYSSCFEEEEMKELVLHLLVLSHVHVVPHLKRACEQRLEQGGLDAENVVDVFQLALLCDAPRLSLICHRMILANFKDVSSTEGWKAMKQSHPDLEKELLESIIDEENKQKERIRKRNERKIYLQLHEAMEALVHIYRDGCRTIGPHDKAFRKDQAPCSFMACKGLELLVRHFAGCKFRVPGGCIHCKRMWQLLELHSRLCADSSMCRVPLCGNFKDRIEKQNKKDDKKWRILVRKTLRAKSITGAPYFSLEAQIGSSS; encoded by the exons ATGGGGGGAGTCGATCTCGATTGTCTCGGGTCATCTAAGGGTACCCCGGCAGCTCCGCCACTACCGCCCAAGGTTACCCATCGAAGGTGCTGCTCTGATATGGCCTGTTTGCCGTCGAGGGCCCACAGCTATGTCTCCACAGCTACATGGAACATGTGGGAGCGGCTGTTTGATGACGGCTACAAGGCAGATGTTATTATCTGTACGGATAGTGGTGGTGCCGTGTACGCACATGCTTGTATCATC GGAATGGCTTCTCCGACGATAAGAGGCATGATAAAGCAATCAAGAAAGCATGGACATTATCGGAAGATCTCGATCCGCGGAGTCCCTCATGATGCCGTTCGTGTTTTTATACGGTTCTTGTACTCTTCCTG CTTTGAGGAGGAGGAAATGAAGGAACTTGTCCTGCACCTGCTGGTGCTGTCGCATGTCCATGTGGTCCCTCATCTGAAGCGGGCATGTGAGCAGAGGCTCGAGCAAGGCGGCCTAGACGCTGAGAACGTGGTTGATGTGTTCCAGTTAGCACTTCTGTGCGATGCGCCGCGGCTCAGCCTCATCTGCCACCGCATGATCCTCGCCAACTTCAAGGATGTCTCCTCAACTGAGGGCTGGAAGGCCATGAAGCAGAGCCACCCAGACCTTGAGAAGGAGCTGCTGGAGTCCATCATCGACGAGGAAAAT AAGCAGAAGGAGAGAATAAGGAAAAGGAATGAGCGGAAAATCTACCTGCAACTGCACGAGGCGATGGAAGCCCTTGTCCACATATACAGGGATGGCTGCAGGACCATCGGACCCCATGACAAGGCGTTCAGAAAGGACCAGGCGCCCTGCAGTTTCATGGCATGCAAGGGGCTCGAGTTGCTCGTTCGCCACTTTGCAGGCTGCAAGTTCAGGGTTCCTGGTGGTTGCATCCACTGCAAGCGGATGTGGCAGCTGTTGGAACTTCACTCCCGCTTGTGCGCAGATTCGAGCATGTGCCGGGTTCCCCTGTGCGGAAACTTCAAGGACAGGATCGAGAAACAGAACAAGAAGGACGATAAGAAGTGGAGAATCCTGGTGAGAAAGACATTGAGAGCCAAGAGCATTACCGGGGCCCCATACTTCTCATTAGAAGCGCAAATAGGCAGTTCTTCATGA